The following are encoded in a window of Trichomycterus rosablanca isolate fTriRos1 chromosome 13, fTriRos1.hap1, whole genome shotgun sequence genomic DNA:
- the zbtb42 gene encoding zinc finger and BTB domain-containing protein 18.2, which translates to MEFPDHSRQLLQCLSQQRHQGFLCDCTILVGPARFRAHRAVLASCSMYFHLFYRDQLDTRDIVRLNSDIVTAPAFGLLLEFMYEGKLEFSTLPVEDVLAAASYLHMYDIVKVCKGRLKEKELCSLEEKLVDSVSLSCLDRGSLSDCEMQPSKMPLRGQVADDMYDITDCNRLTLVRQRANGHLGGSPDLVGVNYVSAEAKARVRTAGKTNADVSGASQRSRVPDDTDSALDLSLKALSSRDVGQLALDRQQQGMEMLARDEHDALSVKEEGGGACFGNNVPMTEFDALFRGKNGTLLPPEDHLMMDDEEEEDVVGLDEEEEEGMRRTMGVLSGQKECGLSRQGSKEAQRRGRVNSEEEEEDEELVSSDISRLLPPTDTLPVCVCPLCSKAFPSPHALQPHLSSHFREREGARTKLSPDASVPTCAQCGKTFSCAYTLKRHERTHSGEKPYTCATCGKSFQYSHNLSRHAVVHTREKPHACKWCERRFTQSGDLYRHIRKFHCALVKTLAIG; encoded by the coding sequence ATGGAGTTCCCGGACCACAGCCGCCAGTTGCTTCAGTGCCTGAGTCAGCAGCGTCACCAGGGCTTTCTGTGTGACTGCACCATCCTGGTCGGTCCGGCCCGGTTCCGCGCGCACCGTGCCGTGCTGGCCTCGTGCAGCATGTACTTCCACCTGTTCTACCGGGACCAGCTGGACACGCGAGACATAGTGCGTCTGAACAGCGACATCGTAACGGCGCCGGCGTTCGGCCTGCTCCTAGAGTTCATGTACGAGGGCAAGCTGGAGTTCAGCACGCTACCTGTGGAGGACGTTCTGGCCGCGGCAAGCTACCTGCACATGTACGACATTGTCAAAGTGTGCAAGGGCCGACTGAAGGAAAAGGAGCTGTGCTCTCTGGAAGAGAAACTTGTTGACAGCGTGAGTTTAAGTTGCCTGGACAGGGGGAGTTTGTCTGACTGTGAGATGCAGCCCAGCAAAATGCCCCTAAGAGGCCAAGTGGCAGATGACATGTATGACATCACAGATTGCAATAGACTGACACTGGTGAGGCAGAGGGCGAATGGTCACCTCGGTGGGTCCCCAGATCTTGTAGGTGTCAATTATGTGTCGGCCGAGGCCAAGGCCCGTGTGCGAACAGCTGGAAAAACTAACGCGGACGTCAGCGGTGCCTCCCAGAGGTCCCGGGTGCCTGACGACACGGACAGTGCGCTGGACTTATCTTTGAAGGCACTGTCGAGCAGAGATGTGGGACAGCTGGCCCTCGACAGGCAGCAGCAGGGCATGGAGATGCTTGCTCGAGATGAACACGATGCGCTGTCAGTGAAGGAGGAGGGTGGGGGTGCGTGCTTTGGGAATAACGTGCCCATGACAGAGTTCGATGCCCTCTTTCGGGGTAAGAATGGCACTCTGCTGCCCCCGGAGGATCACCTCATGATGGACgatgaagaggaggaggatgTGGTTGGCTTGGatgaagaagaggaggaggGAATGCGAAGAACAATGGGGGTGTTGTCGGGACAAAAAGAATGTGGTCTCAGCCGCCAGGGGAGCAAGGAGGCTCAGAGAAGAGGGAGGGTTAACAgcgaagaggaggaggaagatgaaGAACTGGTCTCCTCGGACATCAGCAGGCTCCTGCCCCCGACGGACACCCTGCCGGTCTGTGTGTGTCCGCTGTGCAGCAAGGCATTCCCATCTCCACATGCGCTACAGCCACATCTGAGCTCGCACTTCCGTGAGCGGGAGGGAGCACGTACAAAGCTCTCGCCCGATGCCTCAGTGCCCACCTGTGCACAGTGTGGCAAGACCTTCTCGTGTGCGTACACGCTAAAGCGACACGAGCGCACGCACTCGGGCGAAAAGCCCTACACTTGCGCTACTTGTGGCAAGAGCTTCCAGTACTCGCACAACCTCAGCCGGCATGCTGTGGTGCATACTCGCGAGAAGCCGCACGCCTGCAAGTGGTGCGAGCGGCGCTTTACGCAGTCGGGGGACTTGTACCGCCACATCCGAAAGTTCCACTGCGCCCTCGTTAAGACCCTCGCTATCGGATAA